Proteins from a genomic interval of Micromonospora sp. NBC_00389:
- a CDS encoding DUF948 domain-containing protein has translation MGDIGAVAALIAACAFAVLVLILTLPILRLRHTVDATTRMINDLNDRTAPLLGDVNTTVKNVNTALEQVQTSLDGVNLQLAKVDTMTSHAQNITANVANLATVVSAAAANPLVKVAAFGYSVRKAAASRRHAETEREVRDTIKQQRRATRRGNR, from the coding sequence GTGGGCGACATTGGAGCGGTTGCGGCGCTGATCGCGGCGTGCGCGTTCGCGGTGCTGGTGCTCATCCTGACGCTGCCCATCCTGCGGCTGCGGCACACGGTGGACGCCACCACCCGGATGATCAACGACCTCAACGATCGGACCGCACCGCTGCTCGGCGACGTGAACACCACGGTGAAGAACGTCAACACCGCCCTGGAGCAGGTGCAGACCTCGCTCGACGGCGTGAACCTCCAGTTGGCGAAGGTCGACACCATGACCAGCCACGCGCAGAACATCACCGCCAACGTCGCCAACCTGGCCACCGTGGTCTCTGCCGCGGCCGCGAACCCGCTGGTCAAGGTAGCCGCGTTCGGCTACAGCGTGCGCAAGGCCGCGGCCAGCCGCCGGCACGCCGAGACCGAGCGCGAGGTGCGCGACACCATCAAGCAGCAGCGGCGGGCCACCCGGCGCGGCAACCGCTGA